A genome region from Myroides fluvii includes the following:
- a CDS encoding S8 family serine peptidase — translation MKKNIVLVLSFAAFCSFSMHAQNQEQKRKIVNSYKESVVEEKRTNLLSKFRVEKQEAHELAKANNRPIEGVTEDGRAYSLQRVEEDGTYIYYITSNAGSRVTARVNDIATGGDLGLNLDGKGVTVGVWDGAPGLDLHVEFKGVEGFSRVNMKDALPDLNRISQAALNRFVKGRSHATHVIGTILNKGVNASAKGIAPEATVVSYNWEYDTEKMDLEASENGLLVSNHSYGVAAISDDGSVVYVRANDFGTYDRSAQAFDWITHTYKYYQPVVAAGNDQDYAGKLNPTKNGADLLLGHTVSKNAIVVAAVSQVANYTGPASVRIAYFSSNGPTNDFRIKPDISAKGVNVYSSNYVLPTPVIGVPRADAYATFGGTSMAAPAITGVIALWQQWAIGNKPMPFKSATIRALMAHTADEAGDAPGPDHKFGWGLINAKAGVQVMLGANAGVAIVEENELMQEGVYEKEFIVKESGGKIIATLSWTDPEGLYHRNNSNENYVLFNPSLVNDLDLRVFKDGVEYYPWRLNKDFNNLFALQDDNDVDNIEKIEIEGAEAGTYTIRVSHKGVLQDGGQEYSLIVSSADFNNLSTEEFELNDLSFSIWPNPVVDQLNVTIPEEIQVQGMSIQVFDMTGRLVKNVPTLTSNQVELDMKGLSSGTYFVKIKGNGVDKTERIVKK, via the coding sequence ATGAAAAAAAATATTGTTTTAGTATTGAGCTTTGCCGCATTTTGTAGTTTTAGTATGCATGCTCAAAATCAAGAGCAAAAGCGAAAAATAGTGAATAGCTATAAAGAGAGTGTTGTTGAAGAAAAACGCACTAATTTGCTATCAAAATTTAGAGTTGAAAAGCAAGAAGCTCATGAGTTGGCCAAAGCAAATAATAGACCAATAGAAGGCGTTACAGAAGATGGTAGAGCCTATTCGTTACAACGAGTTGAGGAAGATGGCACCTATATTTACTATATCACTAGTAATGCAGGAAGTCGAGTAACAGCAAGAGTGAATGATATAGCTACTGGTGGAGATTTAGGTTTGAATTTAGATGGAAAAGGAGTTACAGTAGGGGTGTGGGATGGTGCTCCAGGATTGGATTTACATGTCGAGTTTAAAGGTGTGGAGGGATTCTCAAGAGTAAATATGAAGGATGCATTACCTGATCTAAATAGAATCAGTCAAGCAGCCTTAAATAGGTTTGTTAAAGGACGTTCGCATGCAACACATGTTATCGGTACAATTTTAAATAAAGGAGTGAATGCTAGCGCTAAAGGTATCGCACCAGAAGCAACTGTAGTAAGCTATAATTGGGAGTACGATACAGAGAAAATGGATTTGGAAGCGTCTGAAAATGGATTGTTAGTTTCTAATCACTCTTATGGTGTTGCCGCAATTAGTGATGACGGAAGTGTGGTGTATGTGCGTGCAAATGATTTTGGTACTTATGACAGGAGTGCTCAGGCTTTTGATTGGATTACACATACTTATAAATACTATCAACCTGTCGTAGCAGCAGGTAATGATCAAGATTATGCAGGAAAATTGAATCCAACTAAAAATGGTGCAGATTTGCTTTTAGGTCATACCGTTTCAAAAAACGCAATTGTTGTGGCTGCTGTGTCTCAAGTTGCTAATTATACTGGACCAGCAAGTGTACGTATTGCTTATTTTAGTAGTAATGGACCGACGAATGATTTTCGTATTAAACCCGATATTTCAGCTAAAGGTGTAAATGTCTATTCAAGTAATTACGTTTTGCCAACACCTGTAATAGGAGTTCCGAGAGCTGATGCGTATGCAACATTTGGAGGAACCTCAATGGCTGCGCCAGCAATTACTGGGGTCATTGCGCTTTGGCAACAGTGGGCAATAGGGAATAAACCAATGCCTTTTAAATCGGCAACGATCCGCGCATTAATGGCGCATACTGCGGATGAAGCTGGTGATGCTCCAGGTCCTGATCATAAATTTGGATGGGGATTGATTAATGCTAAAGCAGGTGTTCAGGTTATGCTGGGTGCAAATGCAGGAGTTGCAATTGTGGAAGAAAATGAGTTAATGCAGGAGGGTGTTTATGAGAAAGAATTTATTGTAAAAGAAAGTGGAGGGAAAATTATTGCTACATTATCTTGGACTGATCCAGAGGGTCTGTATCATAGAAATAATTCAAATGAAAATTATGTGTTATTTAATCCCTCTTTGGTGAACGATTTAGATTTGCGCGTTTTTAAAGACGGAGTAGAATATTATCCATGGAGATTAAACAAAGACTTTAATAATCTTTTCGCGTTGCAAGATGATAATGATGTAGATAATATTGAGAAAATAGAAATTGAAGGGGCTGAAGCGGGAACTTATACCATAAGAGTATCTCATAAAGGAGTATTGCAAGATGGTGGTCAGGAATATTCGCTTATTGTAAGTAGTGCGGATTTCAATAATCTATCCACGGAGGAGTTTGAATTGAACGATTTGTCTTTCTCTATTTGGCCTAATCCTGTAGTGGATCAGTTGAATGTAACAATTCCGGAAGAGATTCAGGTGCAAGGGATGTCTATTCAAGTTTTTGATATGACAGGACGTTTGGTTAAAAATGTACCGACACTTACTTCAAACCAAGTGGAGTTAGATATGAAAGGGTTGTCTTCAGGGACCTATTTTGTAAAGATAAAAGGCAATGGCGTTGATAAAACAGAACGCATTGTAAAGAAATAA
- a CDS encoding porin yields MKRLVCLILIGISTFAFGQQSSANDSLTNPLIPVNKQNLLKDFDLVFYMRYGLDSDFKQDKLATSRFSGNELRIDLSAKVHEKVGFRFRNRFTSAPIPGTLDNVNSTVDIAFIDVKATDKLNVTLGKLSADWGGYEFDLNPIEVLEYNDILNHSENYLVGVGVGYQVNEKHRFNVQVLNASANRLDKKGTIILPKGIEETKVPLAFVGNWRGSFWDNQFQTSYSYSYFTQAKNKGMYYIALGNKYQNKQLTWMYDFQYTHDAIDRHGIISSMSQEEKPIMAKDVAYLEHWTRLDYQVYPKLIFSLTLMTSNAYAQHTTVENAGNSHIRVSYGASPMIQYSPFKKLDLRFYAAYVGRWYANSSYAKTELGQVDGNTGRISIGFISPLQLL; encoded by the coding sequence ATGAAACGACTTGTGTGTTTAATCTTGATAGGAATATCAACATTTGCTTTTGGCCAACAGAGTAGTGCCAATGATTCTCTAACCAACCCTCTGATTCCCGTAAATAAACAAAATCTACTGAAAGATTTTGATTTGGTTTTTTATATGCGATACGGTCTTGACTCTGATTTTAAGCAAGACAAATTAGCAACTAGTCGTTTTAGTGGTAATGAATTGCGTATTGATTTAAGTGCGAAAGTGCACGAAAAAGTTGGTTTTCGATTTAGAAATCGCTTTACATCAGCTCCTATTCCGGGTACTCTAGATAATGTTAATTCAACAGTAGATATTGCTTTTATTGATGTGAAGGCAACGGATAAATTAAATGTGACCTTAGGAAAACTTTCTGCAGATTGGGGAGGATATGAATTTGATCTAAATCCCATAGAGGTTTTAGAGTATAACGATATATTAAATCATTCCGAAAACTATCTTGTTGGAGTTGGAGTTGGTTACCAGGTGAATGAAAAACATCGTTTCAATGTACAGGTACTTAATGCCAGTGCTAATCGATTAGATAAAAAGGGAACAATTATCCTACCTAAAGGAATTGAAGAAACAAAAGTTCCGTTGGCTTTCGTTGGTAATTGGAGGGGGAGTTTTTGGGATAATCAATTTCAAACTTCTTATAGCTATAGCTATTTTACGCAAGCTAAAAATAAAGGAATGTATTACATCGCGTTAGGAAATAAATATCAAAATAAACAGTTAACCTGGATGTACGATTTTCAATATACACATGATGCCATTGATAGACATGGAATTATTAGCTCCATGTCTCAGGAAGAAAAACCAATCATGGCTAAGGATGTTGCATATCTTGAACATTGGACAAGACTAGACTATCAAGTATATCCGAAGTTGATTTTTTCCTTAACCTTGATGACAAGTAATGCTTATGCACAGCATACTACTGTAGAAAACGCTGGCAATAGTCATATACGCGTAAGCTATGGTGCGAGTCCGATGATTCAATATAGCCCATTTAAAAAGTTAGACTTGCGATTTTATGCGGCTTATGTAGGGCGTTGGTATGCGAACTCTTCCTATGCAAAAACTGAGTTAGGGCAAGTAGACGGCAATACTGGTCGTATTAGTATTGGTTTTATTTCTCCTTTACAGCTCTTGTAG
- a CDS encoding S8 family serine peptidase → MPKMSALWSILFVLGGVSLSAQSPAIRQQLQQKYTTEDAEHIQLQIEKEAASASEKLREYQKHNRYFKAQFTDEVNYYQAQRMERNTVIYFKTHNVISRASSGVNQLSESTNPTFNALLGQQMVVGVIDGDLVFPKHKEFSGQPQGRVKILDKWEVNTEEGTRTFVDLERRRNHATHVTGTILAEGKNREAKGMAPKAEALSYQWNNDMVKLGNLGRQGILVSNHSYGIAAVDDNKQPLLPKEYFGTYSIDAVHLDQLTYLYPYLQPVIAAGNDKLYANIVNPEKQGMDLLLGHANAKNAIVVGAISLQASGIFEETEFSSNGPTNDFRIKPDIVAIGKDVLSTAYQYRFTNGDIEKDNLYTTLSGTSMAAPSVAGILLLWQQWRLNHSHFPYKAATIKGIMINSAKPFSQEKGPNARTGWGVVHAWNGIQLLDAANNKQAVIREETLLNKESKVIRISVEEPMDQLSFTICWTDVAGTFKEENFSETNASKTLVNDLDLRVYKDGIVYFPWKLTERFVESKAVQGDNQVDNVERIDIENPALGVYEVVVSHKGQLKNQVQDYSLIVNGNTYNGVVLLAEQEEKDVEQVVAWPNPVEEILNIEIPQPFVFTALEVVIYDQSGKYITSLPIQAANRQSLNVSFLSRGMYFLTITGAFKKYQVKFIKR, encoded by the coding sequence ATGCCGAAAATGTCCGCGTTATGGAGTATTCTTTTTGTTCTTGGAGGGGTAAGTTTATCTGCTCAATCACCTGCCATTCGACAACAATTGCAGCAGAAGTACACAACAGAAGACGCGGAGCATATACAGCTGCAAATAGAAAAAGAAGCAGCTTCAGCAAGCGAAAAGTTACGAGAATACCAAAAGCACAATCGTTATTTTAAAGCTCAATTTACGGATGAAGTAAATTATTATCAAGCTCAGCGTATGGAGCGAAATACAGTTATTTACTTTAAGACGCATAATGTGATTTCTAGAGCAAGTAGTGGAGTGAATCAACTGAGTGAATCAACGAACCCTACCTTTAATGCGTTATTAGGACAGCAAATGGTAGTTGGTGTTATTGATGGGGATTTAGTTTTTCCCAAACACAAAGAGTTTAGCGGACAACCACAAGGACGCGTAAAAATACTTGATAAATGGGAAGTGAATACGGAAGAAGGGACTCGTACTTTTGTAGACCTAGAAAGAAGGCGAAATCACGCTACACATGTTACAGGGACTATACTTGCTGAAGGGAAAAATCGCGAAGCGAAGGGGATGGCTCCTAAAGCAGAAGCACTGAGTTACCAATGGAATAATGATATGGTTAAGTTAGGAAACTTAGGCAGACAAGGCATCTTAGTGTCCAATCATTCCTATGGCATTGCCGCAGTTGATGATAACAAACAACCCCTTTTACCTAAAGAGTATTTCGGAACTTATAGTATCGATGCGGTGCACCTAGATCAATTGACGTATCTATATCCTTACTTACAACCCGTCATTGCTGCAGGGAATGATAAATTATATGCGAATATTGTTAATCCAGAGAAACAAGGAATGGATTTGCTATTGGGACATGCGAATGCCAAAAATGCAATTGTTGTTGGTGCAATAAGTTTACAGGCCTCAGGTATTTTCGAAGAAACGGAATTTAGTAGTAATGGACCTACTAATGATTTTCGCATTAAACCCGATATTGTGGCTATAGGAAAGGATGTGTTATCAACGGCGTATCAGTATCGTTTTACTAATGGAGATATTGAAAAAGATAATCTGTACACAACTTTGAGTGGAACTTCTATGGCGGCTCCATCTGTTGCTGGAATTTTATTATTGTGGCAACAATGGAGACTCAATCACAGTCATTTTCCATACAAAGCAGCTACAATAAAGGGAATCATGATAAATAGTGCTAAGCCTTTTTCACAAGAAAAAGGACCGAATGCACGAACAGGTTGGGGCGTTGTGCATGCTTGGAATGGAATTCAATTACTAGATGCTGCCAACAATAAACAAGCGGTTATAAGAGAGGAGACCTTGCTAAACAAAGAATCAAAAGTTATTCGTATAAGCGTAGAGGAGCCAATGGACCAACTGTCATTTACTATTTGTTGGACGGATGTTGCGGGTACCTTTAAGGAAGAAAATTTTTCTGAAACAAACGCAAGCAAAACATTAGTAAACGATTTAGATTTACGCGTGTATAAAGACGGAATAGTTTATTTTCCTTGGAAGTTAACTGAGCGTTTTGTCGAAAGCAAGGCTGTTCAAGGAGATAATCAAGTTGACAATGTGGAGAGAATCGACATTGAGAATCCAGCATTGGGCGTTTATGAGGTTGTCGTTTCTCATAAAGGGCAATTGAAAAATCAAGTACAAGACTACAGTCTAATTGTCAATGGAAATACGTATAATGGGGTCGTTTTACTTGCAGAACAAGAGGAAAAAGACGTCGAACAAGTTGTTGCTTGGCCTAACCCAGTAGAGGAAATCCTCAATATAGAGATTCCGCAGCCCTTTGTTTTTACAGCACTTGAAGTTGTAATTTACGATCAATCTGGAAAATACATCACTAGCTTGCCTATACAAGCAGCGAATAGACAAAGCTTGAATGTTTCCTTTTTATCAAGAGGAATGTATTTTCTCACCATCACGGGGGCATTTAAAAAGTACCAAGTGAAATTTATTAAAAGATAA